A stretch of the Cheilinus undulatus linkage group 11, ASM1832078v1, whole genome shotgun sequence genome encodes the following:
- the hes2.1 gene encoding transcription factor HES-2.1 has product MSPSITAETTQSLPARSTVAQRKQANELRKTLKPLLEKRRRARINDSLSHLKSLILPLIGKDNARYSKLEKADILEMTVRFLRDLPSTSVKDPTESYREGYKACLLRVSALLPKTSLDQDACQRVNGFVQQSASATLIPTCLNCCAQSSRALPQIQQRLLSLKSSIGSRQESHSRSSSDAVAHGSAQSVPQAVSAAMWRPW; this is encoded by the exons ATGAGTCCCAGCATCACTGCCGAGACTACTCAGTCTCTCCCTGCCAGGTCCACCGTGGCCCAGAGAAAACAAGCCAACGAACTGAGAAAG ACTCTTAAACCCTTACTAGAGAAGAGAAGGCGTGCTCGTATCAACGACAGTCTAAGTCACCTGAAAAGCCTAATTCTTCCTCTGATTGGCAAAGACAACGCTCGCTACTCCAAACTGGAGAAAGCTGATATTCTGGAAATGACCGTTCGATTCCTCAGAGACCTTCCGTCCACTTCTGTCAAAG ATCCCACAGAGAGTTACAGAGAAGGGTATAAAGCATGTCTTCTGCGCGTCTCCGCTCTACTTCCCAAAACGAGTCTGGATCAAGACGCGTGCCAGCGAGTGAACGGGTTCGTTCAACAGTCAGCATCTGCGACGCTCATCCCAACTTGTCTAAACTGCTGTGCCCAGAGCTCCAGGGCCCTGCCTCAAATCCAGCAGAGACTCCTGAGCCTCAAATCCAGCATTGGTTCCAGACAGGAGAGCCACTCCCGCAGCAGCAGTGACGCTGTGGCTCATGGTAGCGCGCAGTCAGTCCCACAGGCTGTCAGCGCGGCCATGTGGAGACCCTGGTGA